From Carassius auratus strain Wakin chromosome 22, ASM336829v1, whole genome shotgun sequence, a single genomic window includes:
- the LOC113039838 gene encoding gastrula zinc finger protein XlCGF8.2DB-like, translating to MAFIKEETEEVKIEETLSLKQEDTEEQTDLMPLKEECQEFNKKEEQNLYENFDFTTGEKTSGCSLTEKTSTQNGSRSCIQCGKFFSSHAYLDVHMSIHKGEKPFTCKQCGRSFTAKGSLNRHMMIHIGEKQFSCQECGKSFSNRGHLEDHMSVHNAERAFTCSQCGKGFNQINFLKKHIIYHCGEKPYICPQCGKSFRHKATLKTHLRVHTVENPFVCCQCGKSFRYKARLNKHLRDHTGENMFKCGKCGKGFRDKATLDTHLRDHTGENPFVCDQCGKSFRCKVNLTMHKRVHIVHKPDGPEMSVAIPSVAHCFLLKK from the exons ATGGCCTTTATTAAAGAGGAGACTGAAGAAgtgaagattgaagaaacattgAGTCTGAAAcaagaagatactgaggaacaaacag ACCTGATGCCGCTGAAAGAGGAGTGTCAAGAATTTAATAAAAAGGAAGAACAAAATCTGTATGAAAATTTTGATTTCACAACTGGAGAAAAAACTTCTGGTTGCTCACTGACTGAAAAGACATCCACACAAAATGGAAGTCGCTCCTGCATTCAGTGTGGAAAGTTTTTCTCAAGCCATGCATACCTTGATGTCCATATGAGTATTCACAAAGGAGAGAAGCCTTTTACATGCAAACAGTGTGGAAGGAGTTTCACTGCCAAAGGAAGCCTTAACCGGCACATGATGATTCACATCGGAGAGAAGCAGTTCTCCTGCCAAGAATGTGGAAAAAGTTTCTCTAATAGGGGTCACCTTGAAGACCACATGAGTGTTCACAATGCAGAGAGAGCTTTCACCTGCTCTCAATGTGGAAAAGGTTTCAATCAAATAAACTTTCTTAAAAAACACATCATATATCACTGTGGAGAGAAGCCCTACATATGtccacagtgtggaaagagttttagacATAAAGCAACATTGAAAACCCATTTGAGAGTCCACACTGTAGAAAACCCATTTGTATGTtgtcagtgtggaaagagcttcagaTATAAAGCAAGATTAAACAAACATTTGAGAGACCACACTGGAGAAAACATGTTCAAATGTGGTAAGTGTGGAAAGGGCTTCAGAGATAAAGCAACATTGGACACCCATTTGAGAGACCACACTGGAGAAAACCCATTCGTATgcgatcagtgtggaaagagcttcagaTGTAAAGTAAATCTTACAATGCACAAAAGAGTTCACATTGTTCACAAACCAGATGGACCTGAAATGTCAGTTGCAATCCCATCAGTAGCACactgttttctattaaaaaagtaa